A window of Candidatus Tectomicrobia bacterium genomic DNA:
CTGGCGTCTTAGGCGGGCAAGGCTTCCCATCTTCTGCCGGCGCGTAAAGATATGAGGGACTAGGTTTGCTTTCGACTCTGAAGCAATACGTCTACGATAGGTACGCCCATGACGAGAACTGCTGGGTGCGGAGGCTCCACCGGGGCTTCTTCAGATCCCGCTTCGTGGTGAAATCCCTTTTCGGATTGGACGTTCCGCCGGCAGGCAAGGCCCTGTACTTCGATCTGACCACGATCCTGCTGCGGAATCTCGTCCGCGATCGGCTTAGGCGCTCACCGGATCTTCGTCTTCTCGAGATCGGGGTGGGCTCCTTCGTGATCCTGAGCGGCTGTCTTTCGAGACGTGCCCGCCACCGGATCGACGCGGTGGACCTTGAGCCCAGCTATGTGGAGTCCTCCAGGAAATGCTGTTCGATGAACCAGCTCAACGTCAAGGTGTTCCAGTCGGACCTGTTCGAAAACGTGGAGCGGCGAAAGTACGACGTAATTTTCTGGAACCTGCCCTATTACGTCGATCCGCACAAGTACCTTGGGAGGCTGTTCGCTTCGGCGCCGGACTATATGGACGAGGGCTCCGAGCTGATCCTCGGATACAATTCCAAGCCCTTGCCGCGGGATACCGCCTTGAGGTTTTTCGATCCGGAAGGCCGGCTCCGTCTTGTGAAGACTGTAACGTGGTGGTGGAACCTTCATGAGGTTCTGGTGTTCCAGCGGAAACAATAAAATCGAGGTGACGTTTCCCTGGGTGCTTCTCGGCCGTCTGCCGTTCTTCCTGACATCCTGCGCCACCCATAAAGTGGATCCTCGGACAATGTTCCACCCATCTAAGAAGGGTATTGCCATGTTGCAGGCCGGTGCCCACCGGAAGCCCAGAATTTTCAAGCGGCGGGCGAAGTGCTCGCCACTTCCGCTGTTCGCCAAGATGAGCCAAGCCCATCCGGAATATGTGGCGGAGACGTTGGCCGGGTCGATGGGGAGGCGGCTCCGCTACTCCCATGAAGAAGGGTTCACCGCCTTCGCCGAGTGGTTCCTGGGCACACGCCTCTCCGCCCGCCAGCGAATGTCCGCCAAAGGCGGGTGAGGGGGATGAGCCGGCCGGGAACATGAACTTTCTGGCCTGCGGCTTGTTCTTCGGGGCGGGTTGCTGTAAGTTATTGGAAGAGAAGCGGTCAATACATCAGTCCATGCCGGGCGCCCCGCCCGGGTGCCGCGCGGGGGAACCCCGGCCGGAGTTTGCAGACGCGGACGATGCCGACCTTCACCCTAAAGCTCGTCCTGATCCTCGCTGTCATCCTCTCCACCTGCGCGCTCTCGCTCGTCCTCACCCCTCTCACCCGTTCCCTGTCCGCCCACTTCGGCTGGGTGGCCCGGCCCAGCGGCTCCCGCTGGCACCGGCAGCCCACCCCCCTCTTCGGCGGGGTCGCCATTTTCCTGAGCGTCGCCATCCTCGTCGCTCCTTTTCTGCCTCGCTTGTGGGAGCCCCGCCTCCTGGCGCTGTTGGCGGGCGCCGTCATCGTCTTCGCGGTGGGGCTCTGGGACGACTTCGTGAAGCTCCGCCCGGTGACCAAGCTGCTGGGCCAGATCATCGCGGCGTGCATCGTGGTCGCCGGGGGCGTCATGCTGAACATGGGGGAGCACAAGTTTCTGTCGGTCCTCGTGACGATCCTCTGGATCGCCGCCGTCACCAACGCCTTCAACCTCATCGACAACATGGACGGCCTGTGCGCCGGGACGGCCGTGATCTCAAGCGTCATGCTGGTGGTTTACTCGGTGATGAGCGCCGATCCCCTGGTGGGCCTCTTCGCGGCGTCCCTGGCGGGGGCCTCCCTGGGATTCCTCCGCTACAACTTCTCTCCCGCCTCCATCTTCATGGGAGACTGCGGGAGCATGTTCATCGGGTTTCTTCTCGCCGTCC
This region includes:
- a CDS encoding methyltransferase is translated as MLSTLKQYVYDRYAHDENCWVRRLHRGFFRSRFVVKSLFGLDVPPAGKALYFDLTTILLRNLVRDRLRRSPDLRLLEIGVGSFVILSGCLSRRARHRIDAVDLEPSYVESSRKCCSMNQLNVKVFQSDLFENVERRKYDVIFWNLPYYVDPHKYLGRLFASAPDYMDEGSELILGYNSKPLPRDTALRFFDPEGRLRLVKTVTWWWNLHEVLVFQRKQ